The following nucleotide sequence is from Fastidiosipila sp..
TTCCTTTTCCTTCCACCAGGTCCTCAGGCCTTCCTTTTTCTTCTCATAGTAGGAATGGACGGACTCCAGAAAACCTTCAAGGGCTTCCTCTATGTCCGCGATTGCCTGGCTTGCCTCCAAAAGGTCCCGCATCTTATCCAGGCTCCCCATCAGGGATTGTCTGACATGGTGCATGGCCTCCCGGTAGCTCCCGGGGTCTTTCAGCCTGTCAGGAACGATCTCCCGGATGCCCTCCCCGATTTCTTTCAGGGCCTCCTTCACCCCGGCGATCCAGTCAATATTCTCACGGTCTCCTCTGTCACCATTGCCGGGCCGGCCGTCGTGGATGGAAGAGGAGTCAGTTCGCGAGGCGCGCAGCTCGTCACGAGCAGGGCCGCAAGCAGGAAACAAAGGACAAAACACTTTTTCATGACCAACACTTCCTTTCTGCCGCTTGAATCGAAACAGGGCAAACCATTGCTTATCAGTAATTATGCAACTTTTTCGTTGATAAGTAAAAATCGATTTCTTCAGATCATGGCGTTTTTCGGTGCATTTCACCAAAAATTTCCAGGAATTATGCTTCTTCAACCGTCCCGGTTTCCCAATTTTCCGTCTGCAGTCAGGAAGAATCCGAAAAAACAAGTGGGGCTAAAAAAGGGGTGAAAACCCTCTTACCAAGCGATTATACCTGTATTCAGTAACATTCGTTACGGTTGATTTGACAAGCCGGAATAACCGTGCTATGTTCCGTCGCGGTTCGAAAGGTGAAGGGCCCTTTCAGCCAGCCGATATTTTTTTAGTCGTCGTTGGGTCTGACGTGCCCTGCCTCCCGAATCCCGGTTATTGAAAACTGATCTGTAAACAGATCACCGAAGGGAATTCATAAATTTGCAGGCAGGATTATCCAAAATGAAAAAATTGATTACCATCTCAATTCTTGTATTGGCCATAGTGACCTCACTTCTGGCCGGAACCATGGCTTACTACACCACCCAGGTGGATATCGCCGCCGGGAGTGTAACCGCCAAGGAATTCATCTTCCTGAGTGAAGAGATTCAGTCTTTTACCGTCAACGAAAAAATTGCTCCCTCCGAGTCCGTTCAATGGTCATTCAGAATCATGAATTACGAGGATTCGCTGGTCACGGAGACCCGGCAATACTACAAACTCATCTTTGATGCGGGGGCCGCAAAAGGCAAGCTGGCCATCGATCCCCTGGTCATCAGGATAAAGGATATGAAGGGCAAGCTCCTCGGGTCAATCGAGGGGACGGGAAGCTTTGAATACCTGGGCGAATTTGATCATAACCCAAAGAAGCAGTCGCGCGAGTTTACCGTGGAGATGGTCTGGCCTGCCGATGGTACGAACGACAGCGCCTATGCCGGCAGCCAATTCGGCACCGCCGTCAAGGTCAGCGGCATCGCTTCGCAGGCGCCTTTTGACGGCAGCGGGCAGCCTGATGAACCCGCTGGGCCTCAAGAACCCGAAGATCCGCAGAAACCTGAAAAGCCTGAAGAATCGGATTATGCCAAAGGCATCAAAATCGACTACTCAACCGGTAACAGCTGGGGCAAGTATCAGTACACCATTAAGATCAGGAACTTAAGCGATGAAGTCATCGAAGACTGGAAGCTGAGCTTTGTCCTGCAACAGAAGATCCACCAAGAACCATGGAACGCAAAGATAGCCGAGCTTGATGGTTCCTACGTATTCACAAGACCGGCAAGTGACTTCAACGTGTCCATACAACCGGGAGGCGAAATTACCTTTGCCGGTCAATTTGTTGGTGACTCGATCATGACTCCCACCCATTTCAGGTTCAAGGATAAGCCTGTCAGTGAAGACGACCTCACCATTTCGCTGGGCTCGGATAAAACTTGGCAGGACTAGGATTCGCCGGGAACGAATCTCAACTGTCGCACTCAAGGCAACTGGAAATTGGCTCGCGTCACATTTCTTGAGATAAATCAAAAAATAATAACAGACAAAACGAAGGGAAAAAAGAAAATGAAAAAGACAATCAGCATTATTGCTCTCGTCCTCGCGATCACCGTCTCACTGATCGCCGGCACCATGTCCTACTACACCATCACACTTGATGAAGTCGCTGGAGGCAGTGTTGTCGCCAAAGAGTTCATCCTGATGGAAGATGAAACAATCGAAAAAACGTTCAATGAGAAGATCGCCCCCGGTGAAACAGTCAACCTCGTGTTTGCTGTCAAGAACTTCAATGCAAATGCTGTGTCAGAAACAAAGATGGACGTCAGCTTCAAACTTGCGCTTGGGGAAAATGGTGATCTCGAAGAAATCGCCCCCTTGAAGATTAAGGAAGTTTCCAAGCACAAAGGGACCTGGTGGGATAAAGACGGCTTAACATTCGAAAATGGAATCTACACGGACAAACAGTTCCTGCCGGCTGAGGCAACAACAAGGGTGTACAGGGTCACAGTCGAATGGCCTTGGGGTACCGCTGATGATGATGCCATCCAATACGCCGGC
It contains:
- a CDS encoding sugar-binding protein, with the translated sequence MKKLITISILVLAIVTSLLAGTMAYYTTQVDIAAGSVTAKEFIFLSEEIQSFTVNEKIAPSESVQWSFRIMNYEDSLVTETRQYYKLIFDAGAAKGKLAIDPLVIRIKDMKGKLLGSIEGTGSFEYLGEFDHNPKKQSREFTVEMVWPADGTNDSAYAGSQFGTAVKVSGIASQAPFDGSGQPDEPAGPQEPEDPQKPEKPEESDYAKGIKIDYSTGNSWGKYQYTIKIRNLSDEVIEDWKLSFVLQQKIHQEPWNAKIAELDGSYVFTRPASDFNVSIQPGGEITFAGQFVGDSIMTPTHFRFKDKPVSEDDLTISLGSDKTWQD